A genome region from Triticum aestivum cultivar Chinese Spring chromosome 2B, IWGSC CS RefSeq v2.1, whole genome shotgun sequence includes the following:
- the LOC123041223 gene encoding non-specific lipid transfer protein GPI-anchored 15: MEITAIALILATMIVSKAAAQNNGCSSVMMTLSPCLDFIGSKALEPGFSCCTTLAGIVQTDPRCLCMVLDGSAASFGIAINHTRALELPGICKLQALPISQCTTIPVPPATTPEDPPEETSNQVADAPKGSLNSNATSSSRNSKNAANLMATMLIPTCALIYVF; the protein is encoded by the exons ATGGAGATCACTGCCATTGCTCTTATTCTGGCGACGATGATTGTCTCCAAGGCCGCAGCGCAGAACAACGGCTGCTCGAGCGTGATGATGACCCTATCCCCATGCCTTGACTTCATCGGGAGCAAAGCCCTGGAGCCCGGCTTCTCCTGCTGCACCACGCTCGCCGGCATCGTCCAGACCGACCCCCGTTGCCTCTGCATGGTTCTCGATGGCAGCGCGGCGTCATTTGGCATCGCCATTAACCACACGAGGGCCCTGGAGCTCCCTGGCATCTGCAAGCTCCAAGCACTGCCGATTAGCCAATGCACAA CCATCCCAGTTCCTCCAGCAACAACGCCAGAAGACCCACCGGAGGAGACGAGCAACCAAGTTGCAGATGCACCTAAAG GAAGCCTGAATTCGAATGCAACATCAAGCTCCAGGAACTCAAAGAATGCAGCAAATTTGATGGCCACTATGCTTATACCTACATGTGCATTAATCTATGTCTTCTAA